AAGGAGAAGAGAGTCTGATCATCTCTGTGTGAGCCTCCtttctccccacctcctccccaagGCAGAGCTGACGTGCCGACCTTGTAGCAGCATCAGCCCAGACTCCTGCAAGACGATCAGacctcagcagagctgtgcaggatACAACCACCTGGAATAGCTTCCCTGCTTGGGCAAGGAGCACAGCCATTAGCAAATCCTCCAGGGTCCTCTCTTTTACTTGCAGACTTGAATTTCCAGGCCTGCAGTAAGTCTTAGCAGCTCAGCCTGTAGCAAACATGAACTTACAAATAGATTGGAGCCTTCTAAATGGGCTGCAGGTCTCAGCACCGCACATGCAGAGCGGAGTTTTGCAGCTTCAAGGATAAAACACGACGAGCAGGCAGCTTTGCCACAGGGGtaggggggagaaaaagcacCGACATGAAGCATTCCAGGAGTTCATGTTGTTCTTGGTTGCAGGAGGGTTCAGAAGCACTTGAGTCCTGTGGATTGTTGCCACCTCACAGACCAGGATTCCTCCCCAAGCACCAGCAAAACTTGCTTACTGGGGCTGCGGGGAAGAAGCTGGCAGCTACATTGCCTACAAGCTGGCCCTGAGACAGTTTCCTCAAATTGATTCAAAGTGCCAAATAACACCCGACATGGAAGAGCATTTACAGCAGCTTCCTTCTCCATCCCCACACACACCTTGCTCTCCATTACATTAACACCGAGCCGATATACGCTCCCGGCAAGCGCATCCGCCAGCCCTGCACTCCTCTGCTCACAGACCAGCCAGGATTAAACACAGCCTTTCAGGAGTGCCTCCTTCCGCACGACCACAGCAATTTGTCCAAAGCAGAAGCTTCCCGCAGGAATACCTCACTGTTCAACTTAGTGCTAAGTAGTTCTCTCCCAAGGAGGATTTGGGGTGAAAACACCAAACGCCAAGTAGCAAACAGCCTGCAGGGTCTGGGCACCTGCCACACAATGGAAGAATGACAGATTAAGGGTTAAAACCTGGTGTATCTCAAATTGCAGATGTTTCACTTTAAAGAGCAATTTTTCGTTTCTAACCAGACCTGATACAGGACTATTTTGAGCCTTCAGAAAGCTTATCAGGTGACCATGGAGCCTGCCAAGAGCCCCACATAAGAGCCAGGTCAAGCAGGCTAGCTATGCACACCCCACAAAACTACCTATgatggaaatgtttaaaatgtggAGTAAACCCACTCTTAAGAGGCAAATCTGTAAGACCTGAAACCTACCACCACCTATTTCCTATGCCGAGATCATAAAGCTCAGCTGTAGCCAGCCCAGCAGTTGGATTTCAGACCCGTTACCCCACATCAGGGACTGCTCATAGTTCAGAACACTGAGTTCATGGGaacaaggtaaaaaaacccacccgAACACAACAAACCCCGAAATCTTTGCCAAAGATAGAGAAGCTGAAGAGTGAACACAGATCAAGATAACCAGTATGATAGGAGGCCACTGTTAattccagcagctggaaaaaaagcccttgaaAGCAATGAGCCCCAGACGCTTGAGAAGATTGCCTTATTTGTGTCAAGATGATTCCATTTAGAATCTGATACAAGTTCAGTTGAACACATGCCTGAAGAGTATATAAAATGCTTTCCTCCTGCAATTTCAATAATTTCAGCTCCTTCATTTCAGTGGTCTCAAGCAGAGATCAAACCCAAATTGCTGCCTCTGAAACCGAAGACGTCAGTAAGTCAAACGTTTAACAAAAAACCGAGTAGGACAAGAAAAGTCAAATGCCAAGATAGCTTAAACGGTCCATTTAGATTAGAAATCTTGAAAAACAGTTCAATCACTGCAGCCTAGCTAGTATCTGATTTTACTGGGGGAAGATCCTTTGACAAGAGCTTACAAGTACAACACTTAAATTCTTCAGAGTCTGGCTCGCTCTGGAAACAGTAGTGCTAAGTGACAGACTGCCACAGGCACAGAGTTTCCTGACCTAACAGCACTTTACTGAATCACAGGCTTCAGCACACAGATCACTTAGCTGAAATGTCattaaaacagcaaacaaaagacaaaagctgtaaaatttGGGCGGAGATTTCCGCCAAATGAAATCAGAAGTTGTTTAACTCAGAGGAACCTAAGCAATAAGGGCAAACGTTTTGGAAGAGAAAGTTTTGGGTAATCAAGTCATCAACATAACAGAGGTTGTACAGTACACATTTGAAACAGGCAAATAGCCAAGTTTTCATTGAAGCTGTAACACTCCCTCTGCAGCTACACGTAATagtaaaggaaaacattttaacagactcaaaaacatttccatgaTAGTTATTCAGTTAGAAAAACCTGGGATTGCTGAAGTCTGTTCTGGAAAGGCAATCCCAAACACAGTGATAAACCACCAGGCAATAATTGCTGAATTACAAGCCCATATTTACAAAGTCATTTCTGACCACCCGTTGCACGCATCACGTTTGATACTGCTCTAAGCGGAACGCTGGCATCCTGCACCAAACCAGCGCTGTATACTGAGGTCTGCACCACGCGAGTGAACATTTCAGCTGAATCACTACTGCAGAGGGATTTCCCACCCCTGCTATCATGCAAGTGGACAGAGTTCCAAAAACATCACACCATCGATTTTCACAAGTCATGCCCGAGGCCTCTGCAGTAATGCCACCCACACACAAAGGCGCCTGGCGATGGCTGCTGGCACCCAAATTTCTGGGCTACCATGTTGTCCCACTGAAGAATTTAGCATGAAGAGGCACCACTAATTTAAGACTTCAAACTGCAATTTCTGCCCGCTGCTAAAACACTGCTTAATGCTCTTAAACCTCCCTGACAGAAAAACTGCTTAGAGTGCTTCTAGGCTAGATTTTTGGCAGCACTGTATAGGCCACTTAATGCACATTCCTGCTTAACGATTGCCCTTGCAAGGTTCCATCAGCTGTAGTTACACAACCACCAGCTTATAGCCCAATTAGGAGCGACTATTGAACCAgtttcaccagcagcagcaggggaacaCATCACTGTATCCTCCAGAATCTCCACAGTTCTCACCAGAACGCAGAACCTGAAGAagtgtttgtttgggttttttaaacccTCAAGGGAGTTTTGTATAAGCAACAAAACATGACCTTGAGTTGGAGACCATGCATTCTAGCCAGCTTTCGAACACTTACAGAAACCTTAAAACAAATCCCATATACCCCCCCAACTTGCCAACGCTACAGGAACCAGCATATAGAGATctcctcaaagaaaaaaaaccacaaagaataTATTAGAAATATGAGAGACATTGTTAGTTGCTGTTGTGTTAATCAATCATACATCAAAATCAGGTTATATTGCCCACGAGAGGAATGCTACAGCCAGGCTTTCATACTGAGTATGTTGTGGTCAATAATCAGCCACAGCAAAAAGCTATATAGTCAACATTTTCTACACAGTCAATTTTATTTGTCTGTTCTCATTTCTCAGGAATCAACTTGTTTCTGTAAATGAAGTTACAAGACTAGAATAGTTAATCAAGAACAGAAAGTAGAATTTCTCCAGAACACACAGGTGCTAACTTTACAAGCATTTAGGACTTAAAGGGTGAAGTTTGACAAAATAATCAACCATGTTATGTCCTGCGTGTGAAGGGATATGTCCATACGTTTTAACAAAGTTTCCATCTTCCACAACCTGAGTTCTGGCCTACAGTACCTCCCAAATGCTTTCCATCTTGGATATTGCCATGCtgtagaaaaaatatatttctattagTGGAGACAGGGTTTGTTTGTGCATGAACATTAACAAGTACAAAAATTCAGCAGATAATTTTATAGTATTTTCTCTTAACTACAACAGAAAGTGCAACACTAAAAAGGCATCTCCTGCCCACTTAAAACTTCTTATACCTTTACAAAGCTAACTCTGAATGTACACATTACATCCTAGAACACACAAATAAGTTTGAAAGTGTCGTGGCAGAAGTATGGAAAGCATGCTTACAGCTTTTTGTAAGCAAAAAGACACATAGCAAACACCAGTGAAAAGTGATTATGTCTGGAATAAACATAAATTCAAGATGTCTGAATCTTCACTACTTGgttgaaaacaaaatcccatGACATTTGTTGATTCTGTaactttatttgcatttaaagacTGGCTGCTAAGCTTCTTATCTGAAGAACCACCACAAACAATCAGGAGTTGCTAGCTCTGTTAGAATGAGTCTATTGGGTCCAATGGAGACTTGTTTAAATTGCTGACTGAGCCAGATTGACTTTTGTAGGAAGTGGTCCTGCTTCTTCATGTTCCTCAGTCTTGCATCTAACCACAACAAGTGCAGAGGATGGATATCTGTTCAGGTTTTGTTCATTCATGTATTCCAAATCTCCATAGATGCTcagcttctgaaatatttaaacaatttaCTTTAAGACAAAGACTCTCCATAGTGtgaataaaatgcatttcattatgCAGCTACATTCCTGGCTCTGATGGCTGCAGCCCTTCAACCCAAGTTAACCCAGGCTTTCTGTAACATCCCAAGTTCATGGCTAGGACTAGACTGGAGTGCAAAAGAGATGCACTAAATCTGCCAGAACAACAGTAGATGCAGTGCTTGCGTAACAGCCCCTTCGgtttgaaaatactgtaagCCTTGCTTATTTCAGAAGTGCAGGACTCTCCAGGCACTAAGAGAACGCCAGTTCCCCTCCGATCAGACCCTCTGTGCTCACCAATAAATATATTGCCACTTATGTTCTCACTACAGATCATCTGGGATTAAATCCATATTGGGTGCCATATATACCATCCAACACTCAGCATAGCTTTATTCCCAGAGAAATTACAAGCAGCCTCCATTTAGTTCAGAGTAATCTGAAGGCTGTTGAGAGGAGACTGCTACAAACCAAAAGACACCGTACCTGGGCTGCATGAGTAAGATTCAGAGCACCTACCAGCCACGGGAATGGTCGAGAATTGCTCAGCTGTAAAATCatcatttaaataacaaaactgGTTTGCTAACCGCATCCACAAACTAAAAAACTCTTTCTAGTTGAACCTCCCCAAATGTTTCTTAGTCTCTAGACTGCTGTAAGATAAATAAtatgaatacattaaaaatattatgttaTAAAGTAGCAGTACCTCAGATGGAACATACTGCTCTACAGCTGTAGCTACAGTTGCGCAACAAATCCAGAGCAGCACCAACACTGACAGTACAAGTGTAGTGGTTAAAATCCAACTggaatttctgaaatgaaaagaacattACTAGGTTTCTTATACTGAATACAAGACAATGGTCCCTCTAGAAAGTTTGGCTCAATTTTGACTGCatttcctgctgtttcattAGTCTCTAGTTCTTCCAGTTACATAGCCCACCTCAGACTCCTGGGTACTGTAATGCCTGTTTAGCATCTGACTTGAAAGCTGGATTCTGTTCATTGGACCCTAGCATCCTCCCATTCACAGTtctaaaaacagatttttctgttacataTTTGGGGTGCAATTCACTGGCCCCTCATGCGTAAACTTTTAAGGAGAAAGTAATCAgagcaaaggaaagcagaacCAATACACTGATCTCTAGCAAAGCTTAATAAAGATATACCAGATATTTTCATCCAGGAAATGAGACATAACAGTGTCTTTCATATCAAGACAAtcccaaaacaaaatacaaaccaaatgCTTTTCCCCCAAAGGTATCCAGAGCTAAAGAAGAGGCAAAGCATAGTATTGATTAAACAGTTCACAGAACACAGTCACACAAAAGGTAGGAATTTATCAATACAATGTTCACTTGAAACGGAAAGAAGAATGCAAGTTGGCAGAACAGCCTGGAAGTAACCTGGGGCTAGCAcgcaaaagcagcaaaatcgTCAGATACACAATTTAACCGCTACACACCCTGAACCTAACAGCCTTTTGGGATGTTGCAACAGCGGCCCCATACACACAGAGGAAAGGCCATTCTCCTCCCTACTAGGTACAGACATTCTACAATATACATACATGGAAAGACACTTGAAAAAGCTGTCATTAGCTCGTTCTTCAAAAAGTCCTCGGTATGCCTGCGAACTTCCTGGACGTAGGTCTGCTGAAATACAACAGCAGATACAGTGGTCAGGGAAGCCATAAAAAACCAGGACCCAAACGCCACACAGTTTGTCTATACAGCGAGCATAAAAGGAAGCTTTTAAACGGCCCTAGCTTGCATGTTTCTATTTCCAGCAGAGCTTGGTTTCTACCACAGACTTTGCTAAGTGTATATAGTGCAGTCTACACAGCAAACAATTATATTTCAGCTTtctaaaaattttctttcatgtgcCACCTGCAacctctccccctgctcccctcaTGACAGGGAACATTTGCATTTGCTCTTCCAAAGCACAAAGAACAACTTACAGGCTGTTTTACTCAGCGACAAGGATCCTCTTGTATCTCCAGTTTCCTGATCAAGCTGTGGAACATACTGTACTTCTGGCTTTGactaaaacaaaataaggaGTTATGAGATCCTGCTAGCAAGCTTCCACTGATCTTGATAATTTACAATTTCAGAACTAAGGTGGAAATTAACCTTAAGATGTGCACCATTCACCTAAGTTTTGttttcccacccccacctccccactgGCCCTACAAGCAGTGAAATACTAGCAAAAACTAAACACTCTGGTAGTGCTTTATAGTCTTTTCTGTGACTGGAAGGAGCAGAGTTAAACATTTAGCAGCCAGGACACCTTAATCTCAATGAAAAAGGCAAGCACCTGGAATATGACAATTTTGCCATCATCTGCTTGAAGGTAGAAAGTCCATGAGGATGTTATGAAGCTCTGAGCTGAATCCATCATGTCACTCCAGAATGACCTCACCAGTGTCAGAGGAAAGAGGAGATGAATTCTTGGCATCAGGGACATTAACTGCAAGCACAACATTAACtggttttccatttgcttttataTGAAAAAGCCAGAAGTCATGTTCTCGCTCACTCCTCACCCCACGTCTAGATTTCAGTCCTgaggaagatttattttccatttgaagaGATGTAAAGAAGAGAAGACacactgaacagaaaacaagtaGGTGGTATTTGAAAAACATGTCATCTACTTACTTGCTCTTGCCTTAACTCAGCAAATGGCAACTGGTTCTGGCATCCAAGATGGCAAGCATATTGTTCATCAGATTGGGAGTATGCTTCAGTACAGGCTGCAAGGAAGAAGTTCCCCAAATGAGAAGATAAATTCTGCATTTtagttaagaaaacattttcagtataaGTTGgatcagaaacaaaagcagcagttcaAGACTGAAAATCCCATTTGCAGGGAAAGATATGGCAATCACTCCAAGGGTAGCATTTGCTCTCAAGTCTAATGAAGGTTAGGGAATCAGAACTTAGCCAAACAAGGTAGTTAAAATTTGAACACAATCACAGCAACTGATCGGAAATGTTACCCTGGCCACACTCAGGGATGCAAGTTTTCATTGATCCTCCTGCTGCTACTATGTTTTTTCCTCTATATATCATGTAAAACATTAGGGTTTACCTCAGAGAACAGAGATGGAATCCTAAAAAGAACTGAGGGACCATCAGTCCACTAAATCCCTTTGAGGTAACAACAGAAGTCAGGGTATCACAGGAAAATCAAAGGTGCATTTTCCTGCTAGTGCAATGAGTACAGAAACTGCATTGAAAGTAGcatagaataatttttaatgaaaactgaagccAACTGTTTTAAAGATAGCTTCTACTAATTGTTGACTAGAGATCATAAAGACCAAGAAATCTAAATGATTCAGAGAGAATAATTGTGATTATTCTGCCAACTGGAGAAATCAGGCAGACAATGCATGGGCATAGCTTTTCCCCAAAACTCTAAAGCTTAGGTGGACAATGTTGCAGTTCTACCTGAACTAAAGAATCAAACCAAGCAACAACACAGAGGAGCAGCTCTCCCAGTCTTCTGCAGGAACAAATGGACCATCATATAGACTAGGAAGCTGGCAGAAAGCACGGCAACAGCAGCTAAACATTTCAGCGTTCAGCTCATAGCACCTGAGCAGCAATTCCACGGTAAAACTGCCACTAAACTAGTATTTGTAGGCATAAAGAAGCATCAGAAGACAGAATTGAGCAGATCAGCCAAGACATATCTTGCCAAGCACAGAATACTTAGTCATGGCACCAACCAACAGATTATACGACATAAGCCAGCAAAAGACAACAGCCTCAGGAGGGAGAGTTAAACCAGAAAGTAAGCAACTGTTCAATTACCTCTACATGTGGTCTGTTCCTACATTACCCTTTTTTATGGCACTCTTTCATGTGTGGTTTGACAACTAGACTGACATGCTGTATCACAGCTATACACAGTGTATGACAGACTAGAGCATTAGCCCATTCCTAGAGTATTTGATGCAGTTTTGTGTCACATTAGCATCTTTGCATGTCAGGCTTTCTACTTCCCTATCTTCCATCAGCTCCCTGAGCTGGCCGCTACCCCTCTTGGTTTTATGGGCTACTGAGAGGATAAAAGCCTCCTTTGAGTGCTGGCTTGGTGTTTTATTGTATTGGAAATGCAGACTGAGAACTCCTACCTTTCCTGCTTTGGGTGGCTGTGTCCCACCTTATCTCTGAATATAAAACTGCGACTCAGCTGCCTCAATATTACTGGATGAAAGTGTGTCCAATTCCAAACACAGTATTAACTGGCTTACAGCACACCTATTTCATCTTCACTGTGAAATGTTTGTTCTAACACAGATATCTGAGAGAATTAGTCTCCCTCATACAGTATTTAATGGCctatttcaaacaaaacacataccTCATTCCCAAGAGTTTAGCTGTAGGTAAACCTCATGATGTAGCCTAGACCAAAAGTTACGAGGCAGACAGCACATTAAGATCTATGTTCTTATTGCACCTGAACAATTCACTTTGACACACAAGTTTGTCAGGAATGGTAAATGAGACTGACTGTTGCATGGAATTACTAAAGAAAGTGTTAATTTGGCTGGATTTTTCCCCCCCAGccattctgtgttttctatGACAAACTGTTTATAGTAAAATGAGGTATTCCTAATTTATTTAGAGATTAATGatacagaagaaattcaggaaaataGCAACACTAAGGATCAGGTAAAGAGAAACTTACAAAGAACAGACAACctttttccaagattttttttttttaatatcctgaATATAAACtttgaacaaaaccagaaagcaacTGAAGTAATCCTACCAATTTAACAACACCCTTTTAGACAttcctgctcttccctctgTTATGCCTCAACGTTTCAGGATGTTGAAGGAGTACTGAAGTCTTACCAGAGTCGCATTCCTGTTTGGTTCGATTCAAATCAATGCCATCGTCCACAAACTGACAAATGGAAAACAGTCTGCAGCCTCGCTGGCACGCGTACAGCTCCTCTTCCTgggaaggcaaaagaaaaggcttGCATCCCTCCATTCAAGAACAAAttgtcagaattttttttttttttttggaagtgcTATAAAAAGCCACCCACCACAGCAccatcctccttccctccacTAGACCTAGAAGCCAGCTAAACATGACACTCTGGATgatctgaaataaaaccaagccaCAGCTCTTTAACACTAACATACCTATCGATTCATTTCAAACACAGCTCTTCATTCTGTGGTGGGCCAAACCTGGAACTGCAAATTCCATTTTGTGATTCCAGTCCTACAACTCACAAGCAAAGCTGcgctgcattttttttaaaaaagaagtgttcGGTTTAAAAACAAGAGATATTGCTGTAAGAGATTTACTGATGTTTATTCTTAGAAAGAGCAGATAGTCTTTTATCTCAGAACTTAAAACAGTAGAGCtcaacagaagaggaaaaaaaagactaattttgACAGTGTATTACAATGTATCTACCAGACTCTAATCAGAACATCAAAATAAGAGATTATCTTCTGCTGTACTATACCAGTACTCTCTTAACTGCCTACTTGCCAAACAAGTtccacaaacacacatttttatttattgtattgaactgaaggggaaaagttcttcctcactgcagctattaaaaatatgcaaatatagAAACCCTACACCCAGTATTTCTTCTGCCCACAATACCAAAGGGATGGATGTACACTTTCCACATATAGTGCTCTCCACATTGCAAAACTAAAGACAGCCTCTATTACATGGGCGCTCACACCCTACCGTGAGTCAGGCCCATCAAA
The sequence above is drawn from the Falco naumanni isolate bFalNau1 chromosome 11, bFalNau1.pat, whole genome shotgun sequence genome and encodes:
- the TMEM59 gene encoding transmembrane protein 59 isoform X1, translating into MAARQGGLFCLPLALALLAGGGSARAAGPLPAASSEAFDSVLGNTASCHRACRLTYSLHTYPKEEELYACQRGCRLFSICQFVDDGIDLNRTKQECDSACTEAYSQSDEQYACHLGCQNQLPFAELRQEQLMSLMPRIHLLFPLTLVRSFWSDMMDSAQSFITSSWTFYLQADDGKIVIFQSKPEVQYVPQLDQETGDTRGSLSLSKTASDLRPGSSQAYRGLFEERANDSFFKCLSINSSWILTTTLVLSVLVLLWICCATVATAVEQYVPSEKLSIYGDLEYMNEQNLNRYPSSALVVVRCKTEEHEEAGPLPTKVNLAQSAI
- the TMEM59 gene encoding transmembrane protein 59 isoform X2 encodes the protein MAARQGGLFCLPLALALLAGGGSARAAGPLPAASSEAFDSVLGNTASCHRACRLTYSLHTYPKEEELYACQRGCRLFSICQFVDDGIDLNRTKQECDSACTEAYSQSDEQYACHLGCQNQLPFAELRQEQLMSLMPRIHLLFPLTLVRSFWSDMMDSAQSFITSSWTFYLQADDGKIVIFQSKPEVQYVPQLDQETGDTRGSLSLSKTAYLRPGSSQAYRGLFEERANDSFFKCLSINSSWILTTTLVLSVLVLLWICCATVATAVEQYVPSEKLSIYGDLEYMNEQNLNRYPSSALVVVRCKTEEHEEAGPLPTKVNLAQSAI